In Desulfovibrio sp. Fe33, the DNA window GGCTTGAGAAGGAATTGGGCTTGGACAAGGGAGATCTCTGCGTAATCCCCGAGCTGATCCTTTTTAGCGTGATAATGGCCAGCGCCGTCATTTATCTTTTCTTGTAGCCGCCGTTCCGGTCCGGCTCGTTTAGGTATGCTCGGGCCGGGGCGTGTTCCGTAATATGGCCGTAATGCGAGGTCAGCCGTTGTCCGGCATGTGGTGTAGGTGTTCTCCGGCGAAGCCGACGATCACTGTCGAGCCGCAGTCCAGGCCCCGGTTGAGCACCATGTGGCGGTCCACCAGGGCGGTCATGCTCTGATCGCCGCAGCGGATGACGGCGGTCCAGGTGAATCCCTCCCGCTCCACCCGTTCTACTGTCCCGCGCAGGACCTGCCAGTCCCGCGGGAAATCCTCCACGCTTCCGACAAAGGCGTCTTCGGGCCGAAGGGCCGCGAAGCCCGCAGCTCGCGCGGGCAGTTCGGGCAACCCTTCGAAGGAGTGCCCCGCGAAGGTGCAGCAGTTTTTGTCGTAGCGGGCCGGGAATACGTTGGTCATGCCGACGAAGGCGGCGGTGAAAGGCGTGGCCGGACGCCGGAATATGTTGGCTACCGTGTCCTGCTGGTGCAGCCTGCCGTCCTTGATGACCGCTCCCCGCTCGGCCAGGATCATGGCGTCCGCAAAGTCGTGCGTGACCATCAGGAAGGTCGTGCGCGTGGTCTCATGCACATTTTTCAGGGTTCGCCGCAGCTCCCCCCGAAACTGAGGGTCCAGGGAGGAGAGGGGCTCGTCCAGCAGGACCACATCCGGGCGGCACGCCAGGGCGCGGGCCAGGGCGGTGCGTTGCTTTTCGCCTCCGGAGAGGTTGTCCGGGCGTCGGTTTTCGAGTTTCGAGAGGCCCAGTTCGTCGAGCAGGGCTCGGGCCTCGCGTTTCCCTTCATCCCGCTTTATTCCGTGGTATCGTTGTCCATACATGACGTTTTGCAGCACGGTCAGGTGCGGGAACAGGGCGTGGTCCTGGTAGACCAGGCTGACCTTGCGCTCTTCCGGGGGCAGGTCGGTCACGTCGCGGCCGTCGACGAGCACCGAGCCGCCGTTCAGCCGGGTCAGCCCGGCCACGGTCTCGAGAACCAGGGTTTTGCCCGACCCTGTGGAGCCCATGAGGGCGAAGAATTCCCCGGGGCGGACGTGCAGGGAAACTCGATCCAGGGTGAACCCCGGCAGGTTGATGGTCAGGTCGGTCAGTCGGATCACGAGGGCTTTCCTTTGGGCAGGGACAGGGACCGGAGCAAGAGGAAGAAGAGCATACTGACGAGGATGAGGATTACGGCCACGGGCTGGGAATACTTGAGTCCGTAGGCCGTGAATCGCTCGTACATGAGCACCGGCGCGACCATGGGGTGGTAGGCCACGATGATGATGGCCCCGAATTCGGACAGGGCGCGGGCCATGCACATAATCATGCCGACCAGCATGTAACGCCAGCACAGCGGCAGGGTGATGCGGAAGAATGTGGCTGCGGACCCGGCTCCCAGGGAGCGCGAAACGTTCTCGAGCCGCCGGGGAATGGATTCGATGCCCGATTTGGCCGCGTTCACGTAGAAGGGGACGCCCACAAACACGAGTACGGCCACGATGCCCGTGGTCGACCCCATGATTTCCACGCCCATGGATTGCAGCAGGCTCCCGAAGGCGGTGTTTGGACTGGTCAGCCCGAGCAGGGCGATGCCCACCACCGGGTGGGGGATCATGATCGGCAGGTCCACCAGGCTTTCGACAACTTTCTTGCCGGGGAATTCGTTCCGCGCCAGCAGATACGCGAGGGGCGTGCCGAAAACGAAGGCGATGCCTGCGGCGGCCGCCGAGGTGGACATGGACAGCCAGACCGAGGCCAGGACCTCGGGATCGCCCAGGGTGTCGATGAAGACTTCCCAGGTCGGCCCGGTCAGGGTGGAGGCCATGGGGATGCCGATGAACAGCAGCACCAGCGCGGCCGAGGCGAGCATCCAGCCCTGGAATATGCGGCCGGGGAGGGGCCGCAAGAAGCCGCGCCCTCCCCGTGTAGTCGTTTCTGTCATTGCTTATTCGGAGACGGTGGCCAGGGGCTTGAGGGCCTCGGGCAGCTTCGCCATGCCGTCGGCGTTGGTGCGCACCGGCACGAACGGCGGCTGGCCCATGTCCTTCAGAATCTTCAGCCCGCCCTCGGGGGCGAACAGGAAGGCCAGGAAGGCGTCGGCGGCTTCCGGGTTGGGAGCCTTGTCGATCCGGGTGATGCCGTAGGTGATGGATTTGCCCACGCGTTCGATGAAGGTGCCGGGTTCCTTGCCGGTAACCTTGACCTTGGCCGAGGCATAGTAGGCGTTCATGTCGAAATCGCCGAGGTTCAGGTGCTTGTCCAGGGTGACGTACTTGAGATTGTGCTGCACGGCCACGGACAGGTATTCCCAGGCGTAGTCCATATGCCCGGACTGGAGCAGGGAGATGAGCTCGACGGACTTCGGCCGGACGTTCTTCTCGGGGCGGTTGGCCAGGAACTGTTCGTAGAGACCCGCCCTGTCATAGAATTTTTCGGCGAGTTGCAGGACCATCAGGGAGCGGTAGCCGCAGGGGTCCAGGTTGGGATCGGAGTGGCCCCAGACCACGCCGTCGCGCAGGAGAATGTCGGCCCATTTGTCGCCGTTGATTTCATCCGCGAACTTGGACTTGTCGGTGTAGCAAAGCACCATCTGGTTGGAGGCGAAGCGGACGTTCCAGGAGGAAAATTTGGGGATCAGGTTCTTGTCGATGACCACGTAGTCGGCGGAAGCCATGATGTCGGCGGGCTTGCCCACTTCGGAGATCAGGCGCGCCATTTTCGTGGAGCCGCCCGCTTCGCGCAGGACGTCCACCTTGGGGTACTTGGCTTCGAATTGTTTTTCGATGGCCGCGAACGGGACGGACAGGCTGCCTGCATGGAAGATGATGAGTTTGCCGGAAGGCTCGGCCTGTGCGGCGCCCGGAGCCAGCAGCAGGACCAAGGTCATGGCCACGGCGGCCATGAATGCGGGAATACGGTGTGACATTTCCACTCTCCTTGAAAGATTGAAAAACAGTCGGTTGTGAAATTGCCGACATTATGCTCTCGTATGAATAATGTGTCAATTGTTCAGTTAAAACATCCTTTTAAGGTGCGCTTTCGAGCTAATCAATCCCAGATTTCGACACAAAAAAAGGCTGCGTCGAAACGCAGCCTTTCCTATTGGCATTATGTTATTTTTAGCCGTTTTCCTTGACCTTTTTCTTCTTGCCTTCCTCGCGATGCCGCACCAGTGCCGAGAGCTCGCTTTTGCGCAGCCGGATGGACAAGGGCGTGACCTCGACCTCTTCGTCGTCCTTGATGAAGTTCAGGGCGTACTCGAGGGTCATGGGCTTGACCGGGGTGAGAATGACGGCTTCGTCCTTGCCCGAGGCGCGCATGTTGGTCAGCTTCTTTTCCTTGGCCGGGTTGACGTTGATGTCGTTCTCCCGGTTGTGCTCGCCGATAATCATGCCCTCGTAGACCGGGTCGCCGGGGACCACGAAGATGCGGCCGCGCGGCTCAAGGTTGAACAGGCCGTAGGCCACGGCCTTGCCGGAGCGGTCGGCCACCAGGGAGCCGGTGAACCGGGAAGTGACCTCGCCCCGGTATTCGCCGTACCCTTCAAGGTAGGAGTTCATGATTCCGGTGCCCTTGGTGTCGGTCAGGAATTCGTCGCGGTAGCCGATGAGCGAACGGGCCGGGACGGAGAATTCCAGGCGGACGCGGCCGGTGCCGTTGTTGACCATGTTGGTCATGCGGCCCTTCCGGATTTGAATTTTCTCGGTGACGATGCCCATGAAGTTCTCGTCGCAGTCCACGTAGAGGTGCTCGATGGGCTCCAGCTTCCGGCCGTCTTCGTACTTGAAGATGACCTCGGGGCGGCCGACGGAGAGCTCGAATCCCTCGCGGCGCATCTGTTCCACCAGAATGGCCATCTGAAATTCGCCGCGTCCCTTGACCAGGTAGGCGTCGCGTCCGTCGGTGTCCTCGACCT includes these proteins:
- a CDS encoding ABC transporter ATP-binding protein; amino-acid sequence: MIRLTDLTINLPGFTLDRVSLHVRPGEFFALMGSTGSGKTLVLETVAGLTRLNGGSVLVDGRDVTDLPPEERKVSLVYQDHALFPHLTVLQNVMYGQRYHGIKRDEGKREARALLDELGLSKLENRRPDNLSGGEKQRTALARALACRPDVVLLDEPLSSLDPQFRGELRRTLKNVHETTRTTFLMVTHDFADAMILAERGAVIKDGRLHQQDTVANIFRRPATPFTAAFVGMTNVFPARYDKNCCTFAGHSFEGLPELPARAAGFAALRPEDAFVGSVEDFPRDWQVLRGTVERVEREGFTWTAVIRCGDQSMTALVDRHMVLNRGLDCGSTVIVGFAGEHLHHMPDNG
- the wtpA gene encoding tungstate ABC transporter substrate-binding protein WtpA, whose product is MSHRIPAFMAAVAMTLVLLLAPGAAQAEPSGKLIIFHAGSLSVPFAAIEKQFEAKYPKVDVLREAGGSTKMARLISEVGKPADIMASADYVVIDKNLIPKFSSWNVRFASNQMVLCYTDKSKFADEINGDKWADILLRDGVVWGHSDPNLDPCGYRSLMVLQLAEKFYDRAGLYEQFLANRPEKNVRPKSVELISLLQSGHMDYAWEYLSVAVQHNLKYVTLDKHLNLGDFDMNAYYASAKVKVTGKEPGTFIERVGKSITYGITRIDKAPNPEAADAFLAFLFAPEGGLKILKDMGQPPFVPVRTNADGMAKLPEALKPLATVSE
- a CDS encoding ABC transporter permease translates to MRPLPGRIFQGWMLASAALVLLFIGIPMASTLTGPTWEVFIDTLGDPEVLASVWLSMSTSAAAAGIAFVFGTPLAYLLARNEFPGKKVVESLVDLPIMIPHPVVGIALLGLTSPNTAFGSLLQSMGVEIMGSTTGIVAVLVFVGVPFYVNAAKSGIESIPRRLENVSRSLGAGSAATFFRITLPLCWRYMLVGMIMCMARALSEFGAIIIVAYHPMVAPVLMYERFTAYGLKYSQPVAVILILVSMLFFLLLRSLSLPKGKPS